The following coding sequences are from one Sesamum indicum cultivar Zhongzhi No. 13 linkage group LG11, S_indicum_v1.0, whole genome shotgun sequence window:
- the LOC105174559 gene encoding vacuolar cation/proton exchanger 3 codes for MSSLCPLAQTKSQRNSRFAQTIIAPKEKFHLQKNKMASSEASELLENGSIKKEMVRHGGRTAHNMSSSSLRKKSDLSLVSKIRVGFLRKFLVNLQEVLLGTKLSVLFLAVPFAIVAEYCSFGRAWVFGLSLLGLAPLAERISFLTEQIAFYTGPTVGGLVNATCGNATELIIAIFALIQHKVDVLKCSLLGSVLSNLLLVLGSSLFCGGIVNISKQQNFDRKQADVNSLLLFLALLCHVLPLMFKFTGITSAEATASATLALSRASCIIMLIAYIAYLVFQLWTHRRLFEAQDREEGEDDDDVVSDETPVVGFWSAFVWLVVMTALVALLSEYVVATIEAASDSWGLSVSFISLILLPIVGNAAEHAGAIIFAFKNKLDISLGVALGSATQISMFVVPLTVIASWIIGIRMELGFNLLETSALALSILVTTLALQDGTSHYMKGLVLVLCYLVIGACFFVFKAPINSSINLEYKSSQDHVTMRI; via the exons atGAGCTCTCTTTGTCCCTTAGCCCAAACCAAAAGCCAACGCAATTCACGTTTCGCGCAAACAATTATTGCTCCCAAGGAAAAATTCCATctccaaaaaaacaaaatggcATCATCGGAGGCGTCGGAACTTTTGGAAAACGGAAGTATTAAGAAGGAGATGGTGAGGCATGGTGGACGCACAGCCCACAACATGTCGTCTTCTTCCCTCCGCAAGAAGTCGGATCTTTCACTTGTTTCGAAAATTCGGGTCGGGTTTCTGAGGAAGTTTTTGGTTAATCTTCAGGAGGTTTTGCTGGGGACGAAGCTGTCGGTTTTGTTTCTGGCTGTTCCTTTTGCCATTGTTGCTGAGTATTGTAGTTTTGGAAGG GCATGGGTGTTTGGTTTGAGTTTACTTGGACTTGCACCGCTTGCCGAACGAATCAGTTTCCTCACAGa GCAAATCGCTTTCTACACAGGCCCAACAg TTGGGGGACTTGTGAATGCAACATGTGGAAATGCGACAGAGCTGATAATAGCTATATTTGCTCTCATTCAGCACAAAGTGGATGTTCTGAAATGCTCTCTCCTCGGCTCCGTTCTCTCCAACCTGCTTTTAGTCCTCGGCAGCTCTCTTTTCTGTGGTGGCATTGTCAACATTTCAAAACAGCAAAACTTTGAcaga AAACAAGCGGATGTGAACTCACTACTGCTGTTCCTGGCACTATTGTGCCATGTACTGCCTTTGATGTTTAAGTTCACTGGAATTACATCTGCCGAAGCAACAGCATCCGCCACGCTCGCCTTGTCCAGGGCTAGTTGCATTATTATGCTCATTGCCTACATTGCTTATCTTGTTTTCCAGTTATGGACTCATCGACGGCTATTCGAAGCACAAGAC CGCGAAGAGGGTGAGGACGACGATGATGTTGTATCGGACGAAACACCAGTAGTTGGATTCTGGAgtgcatttgtttggttaGTTGTGATGACTGCCCTTGTAGCGCTTCTGTCCGAGTACGTCGTGGCCACAATCGAA GCTGCATCGGACTCTTGGGGCTTGTCTGTCAGCTTCATTAGTCTGATTCTACTACCAATAGTCGGAAATGCAGCTGAGCATGCGGGGGCTATCATTTTCGCATTCAAGAACAAATTG GATATATCTTTAGGTGTTGCACTTGGTTCAGCAACTCAAATTTCCATGTTTGTG GTCCCATTAACTGTAATAGCGTCATGGATCATAGGCATCAGAATGGAACTTGGTTTCAATCTCCTGGAAACATCCGCTCTTGCTCTATCAATACTTGTCACGACACTTGCATTACAG GACGGGACATCTCATTACATGAAAGGACTCGTTCTCGTACTGTGCTACCTTGTTATCGGGGCCTGCTTTTTTGTGTTTAAAGCTCCAATAA ACTCTTCTATCAACTTAGAATACAAGTCCTCGCAAGATCATGTGACGATGAGAATCTGA